From Bacillota bacterium, one genomic window encodes:
- the ispE gene encoding 4-(cytidine 5'-diphospho)-2-C-methyl-D-erythritol kinase, with protein MSRVEDKRLLIIARAKLNLTLDILGRRPDGYHELESVVQSIDLYDGVALGSTPAHRVSGQGRELGVTLACQNPLVPLGQENLAFKAALALSRHVGVGAAVWIDIKKRIPVSAGLGGGSADAAAVLLGLNELWGLGLDDAELAAIGETVGADVPFCLTGGTGVIRGKGEKIERLPALENVWFVVVVPEGGISTAEAYAAYDRLSADESDSATQVGGGGGPRAGCATPAMIRAVAEHDLRRVVSGISNDLERAAATMVPSVRDAKKALLEAGALGVGMSGSGPAVFGIAEDERTAREIRRIVREAYDTTFVCCSSPTGLESISVRHWKRRD; from the coding sequence ACGGATACCACGAGCTCGAGTCGGTGGTCCAGTCCATTGATCTTTACGATGGTGTAGCGCTGGGGTCGACACCCGCGCACCGCGTGTCGGGGCAGGGAAGGGAGCTCGGTGTTACCCTGGCCTGCCAGAACCCGCTTGTTCCCCTGGGGCAGGAAAACCTCGCATTCAAAGCGGCGCTTGCTCTTTCGCGTCATGTCGGCGTAGGGGCGGCGGTATGGATAGACATAAAGAAGAGGATCCCGGTGAGCGCCGGGCTTGGCGGGGGAAGCGCTGATGCGGCGGCGGTGCTTCTGGGCCTTAACGAGCTCTGGGGTCTGGGCCTTGACGATGCGGAGCTTGCCGCGATCGGTGAGACGGTTGGGGCGGACGTGCCGTTCTGCCTCACAGGGGGAACCGGGGTCATCAGAGGCAAGGGGGAGAAGATCGAGAGGCTTCCCGCCCTTGAGAACGTGTGGTTCGTCGTGGTGGTCCCCGAAGGCGGGATCAGCACGGCTGAGGCGTACGCAGCATATGACCGACTAAGTGCGGACGAGTCGGATAGCGCCACTCAAGTCGGTGGTGGAGGCGGCCCGCGGGCGGGGTGTGCCACGCCTGCGATGATCCGGGCGGTGGCCGAACATGACCTGCGACGCGTTGTGTCGGGGATTTCCAACGACTTGGAACGCGCCGCCGCAACCATGGTTCCTTCGGTGAGGGACGCAAAGAAGGCGCTGCTTGAGGCGGGAGCCTTGGGCGTGGGGATGTCCGGCTCTGGCCCGGCTGTGTTTGGTATCGCTGAGGACGAGAGGACTGCAAGGGAGATAAGGCGCATCGTCCGTGAGGCATACGATACCACGTTTGTATGTTGTTCGTCCCCGACGGGGCTGGAAAGCATTTCGGTACGGCACTGGAAACGTCGCGACTGA
- a CDS encoding nucleotidyltransferase family protein, whose translation MTGKETVRVVDAVILAGADNDGKLAGCDSARYEALIDIAGRPMIHYVLRAVKGCSRIGRVVVVGPKQALAQVISSGDAILVERAGSIVENLKAGMRALGSPEKVLIVTADLPLLTTEALEDFFRRADANPAEIHYPLLRKETNDSKFPGMKRTYLTVAEGTFTGGNVILASPSGLEACGRLLEQAVATRKKPWMMAAFLGVRCTVKFVFRRLSIHDVERRLHAIAGVRGVAIISEFPEIAVDVDKPSDLELVRKLVTSPA comes from the coding sequence GTGACTGGAAAGGAGACGGTACGCGTGGTCGATGCCGTGATCCTGGCGGGAGCCGACAACGATGGGAAGCTTGCTGGATGCGACAGCGCTCGCTATGAGGCCCTCATCGACATCGCCGGAAGACCGATGATCCATTACGTACTCCGTGCTGTTAAGGGATGTTCGAGGATCGGGCGGGTGGTCGTGGTCGGGCCCAAGCAGGCTCTGGCGCAAGTCATCTCGTCCGGGGACGCCATTCTGGTGGAGCGGGCGGGTTCTATCGTGGAGAATCTCAAGGCCGGCATGAGGGCGCTGGGCTCGCCAGAGAAGGTGCTCATTGTCACGGCCGACCTACCTCTCCTCACTACGGAGGCGTTGGAGGATTTCTTCCGGAGAGCCGACGCTAACCCAGCGGAGATCCATTACCCGCTTCTCCGAAAAGAGACGAACGATTCGAAGTTCCCAGGAATGAAGCGCACGTACCTCACTGTTGCCGAAGGGACGTTTACCGGCGGAAACGTCATACTTGCGTCGCCATCGGGGCTCGAGGCATGCGGCCGGCTCTTGGAGCAGGCCGTTGCCACTCGAAAGAAACCCTGGATGATGGCAGCGTTCCTCGGTGTGAGATGCACGGTCAAGTTCGTCTTCAGGCGTTTGTCCATCCACGATGTGGAAAGGCGTCTTCACGCGATCGCGGGCGTCAGGGGCGTGGCCATCATCTCTGAGTTCCCGGAGATCGCCGTGGATGTGGATAAGCCGAGCGACCTCGAGCTCGTGAGGAAACTAGTGACTTCTCCCGCTTGA
- the spoVG gene encoding septation regulator SpoVG codes for MNITEVRVRPVKTDGKTRAIASITFDNEFVVKEVKVVEGPTGLFVSMPCRKVGTNGYRDIAHPITKEAREEINKAVMAAYQTQANPQAEAN; via the coding sequence TTGAACATCACGGAAGTAAGAGTCAGGCCGGTGAAGACCGATGGGAAGACGCGAGCGATAGCGTCCATAACTTTCGACAACGAGTTCGTGGTAAAAGAGGTAAAGGTGGTCGAGGGACCTACCGGTCTCTTCGTGTCGATGCCCTGCCGAAAGGTGGGGACTAACGGCTACAGGGACATCGCGCACCCCATTACGAAAGAAGCGCGGGAGGAAATCAACAAGGCGGTCATGGCAGCGTACCAAACTCAGGCAAACCC